A stretch of Lathyrus oleraceus cultivar Zhongwan6 chromosome 6, CAAS_Psat_ZW6_1.0, whole genome shotgun sequence DNA encodes these proteins:
- the LOC127091615 gene encoding protein TRANSPORT INHIBITOR RESPONSE 1, with protein MQRVAYSFPEEVLEHVFSFIESDTDRGSISLVCKSWYEIERWCRRRVFVGNCYAVSPAMVIKRFPKVRSITLKGKPHFADFNLVPEGWGGYVCPWIKAMAASYPCLQEIRLKRMVITDDSLDLIAKSFKNFTVLVLTSCEGFTTEGLAAIAANCRNLRELDLRESEVEDICGHWLSHFPDSYTSLVSLNISCLANEVNFPALERLVSRCPNLQTLRLNRAAPLDKLASLLRGAPQLAELGTGAYTSEMRPEVFSNLAAAFSGCMQMKSLSGFWDVLPSYLPAVYPVCSRLTSLNLSYATIQSPDLIKLVGECESLQRLWVLDYIEDAGLDMLAASCKDLRELRVFPSNPFGLEPNVALTEQGLVSVSEGCPKLHSVLYFCRQMTNAALTIIARNRPNLTRFRLCIIEPRTPDYLTRQPLDVGFGAIVEQCKSLQRLSLSGLLTDRVFEYIGTYGKKLEMLSVAFAGESDLGLHHVLSGCDNLRKLEIRDCPFGDKALLANAAKLETMRSLWMSSCHVSYGACKLLGLKLPRLNVEVIDERGPPDSRPDNSPVEKLYIYRTISGPRLDMPGYVWTMEDDSAYPE; from the exons ATGCAGAGAGTAGCATACTCGTTCCCTGAGGAAGTACTCGAGCACGTTTTTTCGTTCATTGAATCGGACACAGACAGAGGCTCGATCTCGCTGGTATGCAAATCGTGGTACGAGATTGAGCGGTGGTGCAGACGGCGGGTGTTCGTCGGGAACTGCTACGCGGTGAGTCCGGCGATGGTGATAAAACGGTTTCCGAAAGTGAGATCTATCACACTGAAAGGGAAACCGCACTTTGCGGACTTCAATTTGGTACCGGAAGGTTGGGGTGGTTATGTATGTCCTTGGATCAAAGCTATGGCTGCTAGTTATCCGTGTTTGCAAGAGATTAGGCTTAAGAGAATGGTTATCACTGATGATTCTTTGGACCTTATCGCTAAATCGTTCAAGAATTTCACGGTTTTGGTGCTTACTTCTTGTGAAGGTTTCACTACGGAAGGACTTGCTGCCATTGCTGCCAATTGCAG GAATTTGAGGGAGTTGGACTTGCGGGAGAGTGAAGTGGAGGACATTTGCGGTCATTGGCTAAGCCATTTTCCTGATTCATACACATCATTGGTTTCACTAAACATCTCTTGCTTGGCAAACGAGGTGAATTTTCCTGCACTAGAGCGCCTGGTTAGTAGGTGTCCTAACTTGCAGACGCTCAGGCTCAATCGTGCCGCACCCCTTGATAAGCTTGCCAGCCTTCTTAGGGGGGCTCCACAGCTTGCTGAGTTAGGCACTGGAGCCTACACGTCTGAGATGCGGCCCGAGGTCTTTTCAAATCTGGCGGCGGCATTTTCTGGGTGCATGCAAATGAAGAGCTTGTCTGGCTTTTGGGATGTCCTCCCATCCTACCTGCCTGCCGTTTATCCTGTATGCTCCAGACTCACATCACTAAACTTAAGTTATGCTACGATCCAAAGCCCGGATCTTATCAAGCTTGTTGGTGAATGTGAGAGTTTGCAGCGGTTGTGG GTGTTGGATTACATTGAAGATGCCGGCCTTGACATGCTTGCTGCATCATGTAAGGATCTGAGGGAGTTAAGGGTGTTTCCATCTAATCCATTTGGGCTGGAACCAAATGTAGCATTGACAGAGCAGGGCCTTGTTTCTGTGTCTGAAGGTTGCCCCAAGCTCCATTCGGTTCTATATTTTTGTCGTCAAATGACCAATGCTGCCCTAACTATAATTGCTCGGAACAGGCCTAATTTGACTCGTTTTAGATTATGTATTATTGAGCCTCGCACTCCTGACTATCTTACTCGTCAACCTCTGGATGTTGGATTTGGAGCTATTGTTGAGCAATGTAAGAGTCTTCAGCGCCTTTCCCTCTCAGGGCTTCTCACCGACCGTGTTTTTGAGTATATTGGGACTTATGGGAAGAAGCTTGAGATGCTTTCTGTAGCTTTTGCCGGAGAAAGTGATTTGGGACTCCATCACGTCCTCTCCGGGTGTGACAACCTTAGGAAGTTGGAAATCAGGGACTGCCCCTTTGGTGACAAAGCTCTTTTAGCCAATGCTGCAAAATTGGAGACAATGCGATCCCTTTGGATGTCCTCTTGCCATGTGAGTTATGGAGCATGTAAACTGTTGGGTCTGAAGTTGCCGAGACTCAATGTTGAAGTCATTGATGAAAGAGGACCTCCAGATTCAAGGCCAGATAATAGTCCCGTTGAGAAGCTTTATATATACAGGACAATTTCTGGGCCTAGATTGGACATGCCTGGTTATGTATGGACAATGGAAGATGATTCTGCATATCCTGAATGA